In Drosophila willistoni isolate 14030-0811.24 chromosome XR unlocalized genomic scaffold, UCI_dwil_1.1 Seg41, whole genome shotgun sequence, the following are encoded in one genomic region:
- the LOC6643183 gene encoding dyslexia-associated protein KIAA0319 isoform X1 produces MAQATAAAAAKTVAIRTIWTCYICLLLFLMASAYANVDDDVVVAAKQKLAAAAAAAGETSLGNNGKTTATPICSRMLRHVFENALPRDEQKAGIFEEYKSPPSEATTAAQGGDRDLGEETYLWNCLQACCEKNHTANACNVVLVFKAKCFHIHCVSNEACLPKKSQRTIGGGGGGVGGAGGNGGGGGVPGVEELEKVQMVLVNPKDTDESWSQILKKAKHNEKTEILTYDEEVLNFWKKPRQRLPYLTRTQPDSPSYEDEVDFPPMAEKRMMNAAAAANVQDNENDVLINEDLNYFGGPEGKFMTCDLETPCPPQEECVPIQPNAATGLCTCLTGYRRNKQRKCILGAIPYRSYLTAAAGSSSSNEQEQQPMLPSDVGTEMSPDMVVPKEKEKDKDKDIVVSVMSKEVRLPEQEVTLAAFTVPDEQTSDTKYKYLWTLISQPKGPMNGTISDQSKSKVKLSNLSEGLYTFKVTVTSEDNLSFGEAEANVTVLPEKRINQAPQVIIIPRVQIIRKPTTNAILDGSTSTDDDKIINWHWEVISGPIGYQPQLPEVNTLQLDLTSPGNYTFKLTVTDSNNVTNSTTAFIALLKETDYAPVANAGDAVILYLPNNNVTLNGTASSDDHEIVAWEWTKDASDEAKAVDMQNTRTPYVQLSNLEEGMYTFVLKVTDASGQSSTAKVHVFVKQPTNSPPIAKAGANQTTSLPINWALLNGSESKDDIGIKTYHWKQISGPKDAIILEANTSMANATSLTLGLYEFELTVMDENNNTASDSTWVKIVQERNAAPVANAGGDHSITLPMTAIYLNGSQSWDDLAVVKYQWTREDNSLAAGVIVGNTDNQAIMILSNLVQGRYVFKLTVSDDQGLTSSDTVSINVHPDPMLMHLVQITLPMDITILTQSELDSIVQKLQLLLGDDNKIEIRELKYDLNTGAAVLVFYVMRISPASGTESKAVNGLHVERLLRAKLQKDASILGALFVDIRATVCQNNCSGHGQCNPTTRACICEAFWMPSAGYFFANDEANCDWSILYVFVGVIFTCLLLSGVFWAIACACRQTKTKPRLRQKVQKYALIGNQDEESINYSRTSLTESETDSDVLFETRTKSNGKIPHRSSAHGGHSCGGNGTGSGSSGRETGHKYQINKLGRKIKA; encoded by the exons ATGGCacaggcaacagcagcagcagcagctaagACTGTAGCCATACGAACAATTTGGACTTGCTACatttgtttgttgcttttcCTGATGGCGTCAGCATATGCcaacgtcgacgacgacgtcgtCGTCGCAGCCAAGCAAAAgctggcagcagcagcagcagcagcaggtgaGACTTCTCTGGGCAATAATGGCAAAACGACTGCGACTCCGATATGTTCTCGCATGCTGCGACATGTCTTTGAGAATGCCCTGCCCAGAGATGAGCAGAAAGCAGGAATCTTTGAGGAATACAAATCCCCACCATCGGAGGCCACAACGGCGGCCCAGGGTGGGGACCGTGATCTTGGAGAGGAGACTTATCTATGGAATTGCCTGCAGGCCTGTTGTGAAAAGAATCACACTGCCAATGCTTGCAATGTGGTGTTGGTTTTCAAGGCCAAATGCTTTCACATCCATTGTGTTAGCAATGAGGCATGTTTACCCAAGAAATCCCAACGAACCAtcggtggtggtggcggtggagtaGGCGGTGCCGGTGGTAAtggaggtggtggtggcgTACCGGGAGTCGAAGAGCTTGAAAAGGTTCAAATGGTTTTGGTCAATCCAAAGGATACAGATGAATCTTGGtcacaaatactcaaaaaggcCAAACACAATGAGAAAACTGAGATTTTGACCTACGATGAGGAGGTCTTGAATTTTTGGAAGAAACCAAGACAAAGACTGCCATATTTGACACGCACTCAG CCAGATTCGCCTTCATATGAGGATGAAGTGGATTTCCCACCAATGGCCGAGAAACGTATGATGaatgccgccgctgccgccaATGTGCAGGACAATGAGAATGATGTCCTGATCAATGAGGACTTAAACTATTTCGGTGGACCAGAGGGAAAATTTATGACATGTGACTTGGAGACACCGTGTCCACCGCAAGAGGAATGTGTACCCATACAGCCGAATGCAGCGACAGGTTTATGCACTTGCCTCACCGGCTATCGAAGGAATAAACAACGTAAATGCATATTGGGAGCAATACCATATCGTTCCTATTTAACAGCAGCCgccggcagcagcagcagtaatGAACAGGAACAGCAACCGATGTTGCCATCAGATGTGGGAACTGAAATGTCCCCAGATATGGTTGTGCCCaaggagaaagagaaagacaaAGATAAGGATATTGTGGTATCGGTGATGTCCAAAGAAGTCCGTTTGCCCGAACAGGAGGTTACTCTGGCGGCATTCACAGTGCCCGATGAGCAGACAAGCGATACGAAATACAAATATCTATGGACTCTAATATCACAGCCAAAGGGTCCAATGAATGGCACAATTTCTGATCAAAGTAAATCGAAAGTAAAGCTATCAAATCTCTCCGAGGGTCTCTACACATTCAAGGTGACTGTTACCAGTGAGGATAATCTATCATTTGGCGAAGCGGAGGCAAATGTCACTGTATTGCCCGAGAAGCGTATTAATCAGGCACCGCAAGTGATTATAATACCACGAGTGCAAATCATACGGAAACCCACAACAAATGCCATACTCGACGGAAGTACAAGTACGGATGATGACAAGATTATCAACTGGCATTGGGAGGTAATATCCGGACCCATTGGCTATCAACCCCAATTGCCGGAGGTAAACACATTGCAATTGGATCTGACATCGCCGGGAAACTATACCTTCAAGTTGACTGTAACCGATTCCAATAATGTCACGAATTCCACCACAGCCTTTATAGCTCTGCTCAAAGAGACGGATTATGCTCCGGTGGCAAATGCCGGTGATGCTGTCATTCTCTATTTACCCAATAATAATGTCACTCTCAATGGCACGGCCAGTTCGGATGatcatgaaattgttgcctgGGAATGGACTAAAGATGCCAGCGATGAGGCCAAAGCTGTTGATATGCAAAATACAAGAACTCCCTATGTACAATTATCGAATCTGGAGGAGGGCATGTATACATTCGTATTGAAGGTAACCGATGCCAGTGGCCAATCGAGTACAGCGAAAGTTCATGTATTTGTTAAGCAACCAACCAATTCACCGCCAATAGCAAAAGCAGGTGCCAATCAG ACTACCAGTTTACCCATCAATTGGGCATTACTCAATGGTTCGGAATCAAAAGATGatattggcattaaaacctatCACTGGAAGCAAATAAGTGGACCCAAGGATGCCATCATACTAGAAGCGAATACTTCA ATGGCCAATGCGACTTCACTGACATTGGGTCTATATGAATTTGAATTAACCGTAATGGATGAGAATAATAATACAGCAAGCGATTCCACTTGGGTTAAAATAGTTCAAG AACGCAATGCGGCACCGGTGGCCAATGCTGGTGGAGATCATAGCATTACCTTGCCCATGACGGCTATATATTTGAATGGTTCGCAATCGTGGGATGATTTGGCAGTCGTTAAATATCAATGGACACGTGAGGATAATAGTTTGGCAGCAGGCGTCATTGTTGGCAATACGGATAATCAAGCCATAATGATT CTAAGCAATCTTGTCCAGGGACGTTATGTCTTCAAGCTAACTGTTAGCGATGATCAGGGATTAACTAGCTCGGATACCGTAAGCATTAATGTTCATCCCGATCCGATGTTGATGCATTTGGTACAAATAACTTTACCCATGGATATAACCATACTAACCCAATCCGAACTAGATTCCATAGtacaaaaattgcaattacTATTGGGTGATGATAATAAAATTGAGATTAGGGAACTTAAATATGATCTAAATACAGGGGCAGCTGTATTGGTCTTCTATGTGATGAGAATATCGCCGGCCAGTGGCACCGAATCGAAGGCGGTAAATGGTCTACACGTAGAGAGATTACTACGAGCTAAACTACAGAAAGATGCCTCCATCTTGGGTGCCCTATTTGTGGATATACGTGCGacagtctgtcagaataattGCTCTGGACATGGTCAATGTAATCCCACAACCAGAGCCTGCATATGTGAGGCATTTTGGATGCCTTCGGCTGGTTATTTCTTTGCCAACGATGAGGCTAATTGTG ATTGGTCCATTCTATATGTGTTTGTCGGTGTAATATTCACTTGCCTGCTTTTATCGGGTGTCTTTTGGGCCATAGCCTGCGCTTGTAGACAAACCAAAACGAAGCCAAGGCTACGCCAGAAAGTTCAAAAATATGCCCTGATAGGCAATCAAGATGAGGAGTCAATCAATT ATTCACGTACTTCGCTTACCGAATCGGAAACCGATTCAGATGTTTTATTCGAAACCCGCACAAAGTCAAATGGCAAAATTCCACATCGATCTTCAGCGCACGGTGGTCATAGTTGTGGCGGGAATGGAACTGGTAGTGGTTCCTCCGGCCGTGAAACTGGCCACAAATACCAAATTAATAAATTGGGGCGCAAAATTAAGGCataa
- the LOC6643183 gene encoding dyslexia-associated protein KIAA0319 isoform X2, translating into MAQATAAAAAKTVAIRTIWTCYICLLLFLMASAYANVDDDVVVAAKQKLAAAAAAAGETSLGNNGKTTATPICSRMLRHVFENALPRDEQKAGIFEEYKSPPSEATTAAQGGDRDLGEETYLWNCLQACCEKNHTANACNVVLVFKAKCFHIHCVSNEACLPKKSQRTIGGGGGGVGGAGGNGGGGGVPGVEELEKVQMVLVNPKDTDESWSQILKKAKHNEKTEILTYDEEVLNFWKKPRQRLPYLTRTQPDSPSYEDEVDFPPMAEKRMMNAAAAANVQDNENDVLINEDLNYFGGPEGKFMTCDLETPCPPQEECVPIQPNAATGLCTCLTGYRRNKQRKCILGAIPYRSYLTAAAGSSSSNEQEQQPMLPSDVGTEMSPDMVVPKEKEKDKDKDIVVSVMSKEVRLPEQEVTLAAFTVPDEQTSDTKYKYLWTLISQPKGPMNGTISDQSKSKVKLSNLSEGLYTFKVTVTSEDNLSFGEAEANVTVLPEKRINQAPQVIIIPRVQIIRKPTTNAILDGSTSTDDDKIINWHWEVISGPIGYQPQLPEVNTLQLDLTSPGNYTFKLTVTDSNNVTNSTTAFIALLKETDYAPVANAGDAVILYLPNNNVTLNGTASSDDHEIVAWEWTKDASDEAKAVDMQNTRTPYVQLSNLEEGMYTFVLKVTDASGQSSTAKVHVFVKQPTNSPPIAKAGANQTTSLPINWALLNGSESKDDIGIKTYHWKQISGPKDAIILEANTSMANATSLTLGLYEFELTVMDENNNTASDSTWVKIVQERNAAPVANAGGDHSITLPMTAIYLNGSQSWDDLAVVKYQWTREDNSLAAGVIVGNTDNQAIMILSNLVQGRYVFKLTVSDDQGLTSSDTGQLYWSSM; encoded by the exons ATGGCacaggcaacagcagcagcagcagctaagACTGTAGCCATACGAACAATTTGGACTTGCTACatttgtttgttgcttttcCTGATGGCGTCAGCATATGCcaacgtcgacgacgacgtcgtCGTCGCAGCCAAGCAAAAgctggcagcagcagcagcagcagcaggtgaGACTTCTCTGGGCAATAATGGCAAAACGACTGCGACTCCGATATGTTCTCGCATGCTGCGACATGTCTTTGAGAATGCCCTGCCCAGAGATGAGCAGAAAGCAGGAATCTTTGAGGAATACAAATCCCCACCATCGGAGGCCACAACGGCGGCCCAGGGTGGGGACCGTGATCTTGGAGAGGAGACTTATCTATGGAATTGCCTGCAGGCCTGTTGTGAAAAGAATCACACTGCCAATGCTTGCAATGTGGTGTTGGTTTTCAAGGCCAAATGCTTTCACATCCATTGTGTTAGCAATGAGGCATGTTTACCCAAGAAATCCCAACGAACCAtcggtggtggtggcggtggagtaGGCGGTGCCGGTGGTAAtggaggtggtggtggcgTACCGGGAGTCGAAGAGCTTGAAAAGGTTCAAATGGTTTTGGTCAATCCAAAGGATACAGATGAATCTTGGtcacaaatactcaaaaaggcCAAACACAATGAGAAAACTGAGATTTTGACCTACGATGAGGAGGTCTTGAATTTTTGGAAGAAACCAAGACAAAGACTGCCATATTTGACACGCACTCAG CCAGATTCGCCTTCATATGAGGATGAAGTGGATTTCCCACCAATGGCCGAGAAACGTATGATGaatgccgccgctgccgccaATGTGCAGGACAATGAGAATGATGTCCTGATCAATGAGGACTTAAACTATTTCGGTGGACCAGAGGGAAAATTTATGACATGTGACTTGGAGACACCGTGTCCACCGCAAGAGGAATGTGTACCCATACAGCCGAATGCAGCGACAGGTTTATGCACTTGCCTCACCGGCTATCGAAGGAATAAACAACGTAAATGCATATTGGGAGCAATACCATATCGTTCCTATTTAACAGCAGCCgccggcagcagcagcagtaatGAACAGGAACAGCAACCGATGTTGCCATCAGATGTGGGAACTGAAATGTCCCCAGATATGGTTGTGCCCaaggagaaagagaaagacaaAGATAAGGATATTGTGGTATCGGTGATGTCCAAAGAAGTCCGTTTGCCCGAACAGGAGGTTACTCTGGCGGCATTCACAGTGCCCGATGAGCAGACAAGCGATACGAAATACAAATATCTATGGACTCTAATATCACAGCCAAAGGGTCCAATGAATGGCACAATTTCTGATCAAAGTAAATCGAAAGTAAAGCTATCAAATCTCTCCGAGGGTCTCTACACATTCAAGGTGACTGTTACCAGTGAGGATAATCTATCATTTGGCGAAGCGGAGGCAAATGTCACTGTATTGCCCGAGAAGCGTATTAATCAGGCACCGCAAGTGATTATAATACCACGAGTGCAAATCATACGGAAACCCACAACAAATGCCATACTCGACGGAAGTACAAGTACGGATGATGACAAGATTATCAACTGGCATTGGGAGGTAATATCCGGACCCATTGGCTATCAACCCCAATTGCCGGAGGTAAACACATTGCAATTGGATCTGACATCGCCGGGAAACTATACCTTCAAGTTGACTGTAACCGATTCCAATAATGTCACGAATTCCACCACAGCCTTTATAGCTCTGCTCAAAGAGACGGATTATGCTCCGGTGGCAAATGCCGGTGATGCTGTCATTCTCTATTTACCCAATAATAATGTCACTCTCAATGGCACGGCCAGTTCGGATGatcatgaaattgttgcctgGGAATGGACTAAAGATGCCAGCGATGAGGCCAAAGCTGTTGATATGCAAAATACAAGAACTCCCTATGTACAATTATCGAATCTGGAGGAGGGCATGTATACATTCGTATTGAAGGTAACCGATGCCAGTGGCCAATCGAGTACAGCGAAAGTTCATGTATTTGTTAAGCAACCAACCAATTCACCGCCAATAGCAAAAGCAGGTGCCAATCAG ACTACCAGTTTACCCATCAATTGGGCATTACTCAATGGTTCGGAATCAAAAGATGatattggcattaaaacctatCACTGGAAGCAAATAAGTGGACCCAAGGATGCCATCATACTAGAAGCGAATACTTCA ATGGCCAATGCGACTTCACTGACATTGGGTCTATATGAATTTGAATTAACCGTAATGGATGAGAATAATAATACAGCAAGCGATTCCACTTGGGTTAAAATAGTTCAAG AACGCAATGCGGCACCGGTGGCCAATGCTGGTGGAGATCATAGCATTACCTTGCCCATGACGGCTATATATTTGAATGGTTCGCAATCGTGGGATGATTTGGCAGTCGTTAAATATCAATGGACACGTGAGGATAATAGTTTGGCAGCAGGCGTCATTGTTGGCAATACGGATAATCAAGCCATAATGATT CTAAGCAATCTTGTCCAGGGACGTTATGTCTTCAAGCTAACTGTTAGCGATGATCAGGGATTAACTAGCTCGGATACC GGGCAGCTGTATTGGTCTTCTATGTGA